The following nucleotide sequence is from Solea senegalensis isolate Sse05_10M linkage group LG19, IFAPA_SoseM_1, whole genome shotgun sequence.
aaaCTTTATAATCCATGCACCAGCAACATATTTCAAAAGTGAATGAGAggtgaaaacctttttattgtcactgaAGGTCATAAGAAACTAACTGctatatggtgtgtgtgtgtgaccgcaGACTACACCATGGACCGGACTCTCCAGGACGACTTTGAGAACCAGTTCAATGACGTGATCTCCAGATTTGAGTCCAAACACTTCTTCCAGTCGGACTGGGACATCGCTTCCTTTGcagtcttcttcatcttcattggTGAGTCAAAGACAAAGTAGACACATGTAGTCAGGTCATTtacacagggttcccacgggtccttgaaatccttgaaagtttgtgaatttgaaaaaaaaaaaaaaatccaggccCTGAAAATGGGACCTTTGAAAATGGCCCTAAAGAGCAGGGCTGAACAAATATgacctactgcaattttcaaatcacaggaagcgtcaaaatatcattttggatGAATTATTGCCTCATGCACGTGTAATTCTCCAGACTGAAGGAAGTTCAAAATCACAaatctgcacaaacatcacacaataatcattttaaacatgttggttttttaaattaaaattagaataatgatataaaaatgacCGTTGCCTCTGATATGAcgaatcatatcgcaattcctgtcaaaataaccacaattagatatttattcaaaatcattcagccctactAAATAGACGTGGATGATTGAAAGTGACAGACAATGCAGAACAATCGTCGAGTCGTaatgacaaagacagacagtggTTCCATGGTTTGGtctggaacggtaaagcccggGGACTGAGACCAGCGCGGTGCCACAGCTGTCAGGGGCAACTTGGGCACTTGTCTTACCCAAGGACACAAAGGTCAGTTGTAGAAGTGACTGAACTACTAGAAGTGGTTAGA
It contains:
- the smim22 gene encoding small integral membrane protein 22 isoform X1; protein product: MDRTLQDDFENQFNDVISRFESKHFFQSDWDIASFAVFFIFIGMILLLVVMVIIRCFCCCCCCCDDHKQPRRQKVGVENMALEP
- the smim22 gene encoding small integral membrane protein 22 isoform X2, with amino-acid sequence MDRTLQDDFENQFNDVISRFESKHFFQSDWDIASFAVFFIFIGMILLLVVMVIIRCFCCCCCCCDDHKPRRQKVGVENMALEP